One genomic segment of Gasterosteus aculeatus chromosome 6, fGasAcu3.hap1.1, whole genome shotgun sequence includes these proteins:
- the six2a gene encoding homeobox protein SIX2a: protein MSMLPTFGFTQEQVACVCEVLQQGGNIERLGRFLWSLPACEHLHKNESVLKAKAVVAFHRGNFRELYKILESHQFSPHNHPKLQQLWLKAHYIEAEKLRGRPLGAVGKYRVRRKFPLPRSIWDGEETSYCFKEKSRSVLREWYTHNPYPSPREKRELAEATGLTTTQVSNWFKNRRQRDRAAEAKERENNENSNGNSHNPLTSSMNGNKSLLGSSDDDKTPSGTPDHTSSSPALLLGPNSGLQSLHGLGPPPGPSAIPVLGGVDSVHHHHHSLHHDTILNPMSSNLVDLGS from the exons ATGTCCATGCTTCCGACGTTTGGTTTTACGCAGGAGCAAGTCGCGTGCGTCTGCGAGGTTCTCCAGCAAGGGGGGAACATCGAGCGGCTGGGGCGCTTCCTCTGGTCCCTCCCGGCGTGCGAGCACCTCCACAAAAACGAGAGCGTCCTCAAAGCGAAAGCCGTGGTCGCTTTCCACCGGGGGAACTTTCGGGAGCTCTACAAGATCCTGGAGAGCCACCAGTTCTCGCCGCACAACCACccgaagctgcagcagctgtggctCAAAGCGCACTACATCGAGGCGGAGAAGCTGCGAGGCCGTCCGCTGGGCGCCGTGGGGAAGTACCGCGTCCGGAGAAAGTTCCCCCTGCCCCGCTCCATCTGGGACGGAGAGGAGACCAGCTACTGCTTCAAGGAGAAGAGCAGGAGCGTGCTGCGCGAGTGGTACACCCACAACCCGTACCCGTCCCCGCGGGAGAAGAGAGAGCTGGCCGAGGCCACGGGACTCACCACCACGCAAGTCAGCAACTGGTTCAAAAACCGCCGCCAGCGGGACCGAGCAGCGGAGGCGAAGGAGAG GGAAAACAACGAGAACTCCAACGGCAATAGTCACAACCCATTGACTTCTTCCATGAATGGAAATAAATCTCTTTTGGGGAGCTCGGACGACGATAAAACCCCTTCCGGGACACCGGATCACACGTCTTCGAGCCCGGCTCTGCTGCTCGGCCCAAACTCCGGGTTACAGTCCCTGCACGGCCTGGGGCCCCCGCCGGGGCCCAGCGCCATCCCGGTGCTCGGCGGCGTGGACTCggtgcaccaccaccaccactcgctgcaccacgacaccataCTGAACCCTATGTCTTCTAATCTAGTGGACCTCGGCTCTTAA
- the six3a gene encoding homeobox protein SIX3a, with protein MVFRSPLELYPSHFFLPNFADRPVLLANSAPATRSPEDLSMFQLPTLNFSPEQVASVCETLEETGDIERLGRFLWSLPVAPGACEAINKHESILRARAVVAFHTGNFRDLYHILENHKFTKDSHGKLQAMWLEAHYQEAEKLRGRPLGPVDKYRVRKKFPLPRTIWDGEQKTHCFKERTRSLLREWYLQDPYPNPSKKRELAQATGLTPTQVGNWFKNRRQRDRAAAAKNRLQHQAIGPSGMRSLSEAGLTPHSSAESPSTAASPTTSVSSMAERVDTGTSILSVTSSDSECDV; from the exons ATGGTTTTCAGATCCCCTTTAGAGCTTTATCCCTCCCATTTCTTCCTGCCAAACTTCGCTGATCGCCCAGTGCTCCTGGCGAACAGCGCTCCCGCCACCAGGTCTCCAGAAGACTTGTCCATGTTTCAGCTACCGACCCTCAACTTCTCCCCGGAGCAGGTGGCGAGCGTCTGCGAGACGCTGGAGGAGACCGGGGACATCGAACGGCTGGGCCGTTTCCTCTGGTCCCTGCCCGTGGCTCCGGGAGCGTGCGAGGCGATCAACAAGCACGAGTCCATCCTGCGCGCCAGGGCTGTGGTGGCGTTCCACACGGGGAATTTCAGAGACCTCTACCACATCTTGGAGAACCACAAGTTCACCAAGGACTCGCACGGCAAACTGCAGGCCATGTGGCTGGAAGCGCACTACCAGGAGGCCGAGAAGCTCCGCGGTCGTCCCCTCGGACCGGTCGATAAGTACCGGGTGCGGAAGAAGTTTCCGCTGCCTCGGACCATCTGGGACGGCGAGCAGAAGACGCACTGTTTCAAAGAGAGGACACGGAGCCTGCTGAGGGAGTGGTACCTTCAGGACCCGTATCCAAATCCCAGTAAGAAAAGGGAACTGGCTCAAGCCACTGGACTCACTCCTACACAGGTCGGAAACTGGTTTAAAAACCGGAGGCAACGAGACAGAGCCGCGGCGGCCAAAAACAG gCTCCAACACCAAGCAATAGGACCGAGCGGTATGAGGTCCCTGTCAGAGGCCGGCCTCACCCCTCACAGCTCGGCAGAGTCGCCATCAACCGCGGCCAGTCCGACTACCAGCGTTTCCAGTATGGCAGAGAGAGTTGATACTGGGACGTCCATCCTGTCCGTAACATCCAGCGACTCGGAGTGCGATGTATGA